A window of the Desulfovulcanus ferrireducens genome harbors these coding sequences:
- a CDS encoding glycosyltransferase — protein sequence MRIALISPIAWRTPPRHYGPWEQVVALLADGLVARRHDVTLFATGDSCTTARLRTICPRPYEEDKSLDPKVWECMHIAEVFEDADDFDIIHNHFDFLPLSYTGSVSIPMVTTIHGFSSEAILPAYERYNDRTAYVSISNADRSDRLDYAATVYHGIDLAQFTFQPEAGSYLLFFGRIHPDKGAAEAIAIARAAGMLLVMAGPVQDKSYFASQIKPHVDGQTVRYLGAVGPVERNRLLGGAYALLHPIAFAEPFGLSVVEAMACGAPVVAFAKGSMPELIRDGETGFLVHSVEEAVHALRLIPEISRTRCRREAETRFSAERMVKDYIAVYKHIIADQENIRPWGYYEVLSDRPGHKVKRITVYAGKRLSLQRHRRRSEHWHIVRGAAVAQVGDKKHRLGMRDSVDIPCGAAHRIANVGEDDMVFIEVQQGEYFGEDDIERLEDDYGRT from the coding sequence ATGAGAATAGCACTGATCTCGCCCATTGCCTGGCGCACGCCGCCCAGGCATTACGGCCCATGGGAACAGGTGGTCGCCTTGCTGGCGGATGGTCTCGTGGCCAGGAGGCATGATGTCACCCTGTTCGCTACCGGTGATTCCTGCACCACCGCACGTCTGCGAACTATCTGCCCGCGTCCCTATGAGGAGGATAAATCGCTGGATCCCAAAGTGTGGGAATGCATGCATATCGCAGAAGTGTTTGAAGACGCGGATGATTTCGATATCATCCACAATCACTTTGATTTCCTGCCATTGAGCTATACTGGCTCGGTTTCCATTCCGATGGTGACAACGATTCACGGCTTTTCCTCCGAGGCCATCCTCCCGGCATACGAGCGATACAACGACAGAACAGCCTATGTATCCATCAGCAACGCAGACCGGAGCGATCGGCTCGATTATGCCGCTACCGTCTATCACGGCATTGACCTGGCGCAATTTACCTTTCAACCCGAGGCCGGAAGCTACCTGCTATTCTTCGGACGCATCCACCCGGACAAGGGCGCGGCCGAAGCGATCGCTATCGCCCGGGCGGCGGGTATGCTGCTGGTCATGGCTGGCCCTGTCCAGGATAAATCTTACTTCGCAAGCCAGATCAAACCGCATGTTGACGGCCAGACGGTCCGCTATCTGGGTGCGGTCGGTCCAGTGGAACGCAACCGGCTGCTTGGCGGCGCCTATGCCCTGTTGCACCCCATCGCCTTTGCCGAGCCATTCGGTCTCTCCGTTGTGGAGGCCATGGCCTGCGGCGCACCGGTAGTGGCCTTCGCCAAAGGTTCAATGCCGGAGTTGATCAGGGATGGAGAAACCGGATTTCTCGTCCACAGCGTAGAAGAGGCCGTGCATGCCCTCAGGCTGATTCCGGAGATTTCGCGAACAAGGTGCCGTCGGGAGGCGGAGACGCGGTTTTCCGCCGAACGCATGGTGAAGGATTATATCGCCGTCTACAAACATATAATAGCCGACCAGGAAAACATACGGCCATGGGGCTATTACGAAGTGCTCTCCGACAGGCCTGGGCACAAGGTCAAGCGCATTACCGTGTATGCTGGCAAGCGTCTGTCACTGCAACGGCACCGACGACGTTCCGAACACTGGCACATCGTGCGGGGCGCGGCCGTGGCGCAGGTGGGAGATAAGAAGCATCGCCTGGGCATGCGGGATTCCGTAGATATTCCGTGCGGCGCTGCCCATCGCATCGCCAACGTGGGCGAAGACGACATGGTATTTATCGAGGTGCAGCAAGGGGAGTATTTCGGCGAGGACGACATCGAGCGGTTAGAGGACGATTATGGCCGGACATAG
- a CDS encoding glycoside hydrolase family 130 protein has product MAGHRLVRRHEQNPILTPDNVPYPVATVHNAAVIRHNDRYVMLFRAHLRNGHSVIGMAESGDGFRFKVRPEPWLTPAGDGVFGEYEAFGVEDPRICRIDGAYYITYSAYSAHGVRIALARTEDFQHVERIALITQADYRNVVLFPQRFNGRYARLDRPHTDSTPWSIWISYSSDLIHWGESRRLMASLPYHWDELKIGPGATPFATDRGWLHIFHGVFQTMNGAVYRLGAALHALHDPARIVAVTDEWILEPEEPWERSGYVPNVVFCCGAVPEADGTVKIYWGGADTVMCAGSADIEELVDACLQRPRPALPDSNGK; this is encoded by the coding sequence ATGGCCGGACATAGACTCGTCCGCCGTCACGAGCAAAATCCAATCCTGACGCCGGATAACGTGCCTTACCCGGTGGCCACCGTGCACAACGCTGCCGTGATACGGCATAACGACCGCTACGTGATGCTGTTCCGTGCCCATTTGCGCAACGGCCATTCGGTCATTGGCATGGCAGAAAGCGGAGACGGATTCCGCTTCAAGGTCCGGCCCGAACCCTGGCTAACGCCCGCTGGTGACGGCGTATTCGGCGAATACGAGGCCTTCGGAGTGGAGGATCCTCGCATCTGTCGGATCGATGGTGCATATTACATCACCTACAGCGCCTATTCAGCGCACGGCGTGCGCATCGCACTCGCCAGAACAGAGGATTTCCAGCACGTCGAGCGCATCGCACTAATCACGCAAGCGGATTATCGCAACGTCGTCCTCTTTCCACAACGTTTTAACGGCCGCTACGCGCGTTTGGACCGGCCACACACCGACAGCACCCCCTGGTCTATCTGGATTTCCTACTCTTCCGACCTCATCCATTGGGGTGAATCACGACGGCTGATGGCGTCCTTGCCGTACCATTGGGATGAGCTAAAGATTGGGCCCGGCGCCACGCCGTTTGCCACGGACCGGGGCTGGCTGCACATCTTCCACGGTGTCTTCCAGACAATGAACGGAGCCGTCTATCGACTCGGCGCCGCCCTGCACGCCCTCCATGACCCGGCAAGGATCGTGGCGGTGACGGATGAGTGGATCCTCGAACCGGAAGAACCGTGGGAACGTTCAGGCTATGTGCCCAACGTGGTGTTCTGCTGCGGCGCAGTCCCCGAAGCAGACGGAACCGTGAAAATCTACTGGGGCGGAGCTGATACCGTAATGTGCGCCGGCAGTGCAGATATTGAGGAACTCGTGGATGCGTGTCTGCAGCGGCCACGGCCGGCACTGCCAGATAGTAATGGAAAATGA
- the queA gene encoding tRNA preQ1(34) S-adenosylmethionine ribosyltransferase-isomerase QueA: MSCSKATFATGIYSTLNKMTIPPDFDLKNYTFELPADKIAQVPAQSREASNLLILNRQEKTLHKSAFSSIHKFIPHGSLLVVNNTQVLPARLIGRKKTGGKVEFLLLTPLPLIKAEKEDNDWLSASAEGLLKASKGPRVGEEIHFQKDLKLTVLERKDFGKCRVKLFWQGDLAQKFISYGKMPLPPYIRRDVSELDRYRYQTIYSRKEKLGSVAAPTAGLHFTEEVKNKLTACGVRWAEITLYVGYGTFSPIRCQDIREHKMHAEYIEIPEDTAQNIERAKKEKRPIVAVGTTTVRALESMACLTGGINPYRGWTDLFIKPGFKFQVIDHLITNFHLPGSSLIILVSALAGRENILRAYEFAIKNDFRFFSYGDAMLIL; the protein is encoded by the coding sequence TTGTCCTGTAGCAAAGCTACCTTTGCTACAGGAATCTATTCAACATTAAACAAAATGACAATTCCTCCTGACTTTGATTTAAAAAACTATACATTTGAGCTTCCAGCAGACAAAATTGCCCAGGTACCGGCCCAAAGCAGAGAGGCCTCCAACCTGCTCATCTTAAACAGGCAAGAGAAAACTCTGCACAAAAGCGCCTTTTCCAGTATCCATAAATTTATTCCGCATGGTTCACTCCTGGTGGTGAACAATACCCAGGTTCTTCCTGCCAGACTTATTGGACGCAAAAAAACCGGGGGCAAGGTAGAATTTCTACTTTTAACTCCACTACCTTTGATAAAGGCCGAAAAAGAAGACAATGATTGGTTGAGCGCCTCAGCGGAAGGATTGCTAAAGGCATCTAAGGGCCCTCGCGTAGGTGAAGAGATCCATTTTCAAAAAGATTTAAAATTAACAGTGCTTGAACGAAAAGATTTTGGGAAATGTAGGGTAAAGCTTTTCTGGCAAGGAGACCTAGCCCAAAAATTCATTAGTTACGGCAAGATGCCGCTTCCACCTTATATCCGCCGAGATGTCAGCGAACTGGATCGATACAGGTATCAAACTATCTATAGCCGAAAGGAAAAATTAGGGTCAGTTGCAGCTCCTACAGCGGGATTACATTTTACAGAGGAAGTAAAAAATAAGCTAACAGCATGCGGAGTCCGCTGGGCTGAAATAACCTTATATGTGGGGTACGGCACATTTTCTCCAATCCGTTGTCAGGACATTCGTGAACATAAAATGCACGCAGAATACATTGAAATTCCTGAAGATACTGCCCAAAATATAGAGAGGGCCAAAAAAGAAAAAAGGCCCATAGTGGCTGTAGGCACAACCACAGTCAGGGCATTGGAGAGCATGGCCTGTCTCACGGGAGGCATCAACCCCTACCGGGGATGGACAGACCTGTTCATCAAGCCAGGCTTCAAGTTTCAGGTTATTGATCATTTAATCACCAACTTTCACCTGCCTGGCTCTTCACTTATTATTTTGGTTTCGGCCCTAGCTGGCAGAGAAAACATTTTAAGAGCCTATGAATTTGCAATAAAAAACGATTTCCGTTTTTTTTCTTACGGAGATGCAATGCTTATTCTCTAA
- a CDS encoding 4Fe-4S dicluster domain-containing protein, translated as MSRIEVQDERCKGCLLCTLVCPKKIIVQSSRFNKQGYKVVEVRSEDVTKCTGCGFCGHICPDSAILVYKPA; from the coding sequence ATGTCCAGAATTGAAGTACAGGATGAACGTTGCAAAGGCTGCCTCCTATGCACCTTGGTTTGCCCAAAAAAAATTATTGTCCAGTCAAGCCGTTTTAACAAACAGGGCTACAAGGTGGTCGAGGTACGTTCAGAGGATGTGACCAAATGTACTGGTTGTGGTTTTTGTGGACACATCTGTCCTGATTCGGCCATTTTAGTTTATAAACCGGCATAG
- a CDS encoding 3-methyl-2-oxobutanoate dehydrogenase subunit VorB, whose amino-acid sequence MEKEKKIFIKGNEAICHGALAAECRCYFGYPITPQNDIPEFMSRALPEAGGEFVQAESEIAAANMLLGAAACGVRAMTSSSSPGISLKQEAISYMAGSELPAVIVNMNRGGPGLGDIGPSQGDYFQATKGGGHGDYRLLVLAPGTVQEAYDLTIKAFDLAFAYRNPVMILGDAILGQMKEPITPWKPSPVDPGEGQEWRLEGARGRKQRILKSLYLEDGALAGHNLNLKEKYARMEKECAWEEFMAEDADLIVVAYGSIGRIAKSTIRKLRKEGHKIGLIRPITLFPFPKKPLQELAREGKRFLTIEHNLGQMVEDVRLSICGLAKSDFYGHLPGNLPTPNDFEQPILQALKNES is encoded by the coding sequence ATGGAAAAGGAAAAAAAGATTTTTATCAAGGGGAACGAAGCCATATGCCATGGAGCTCTGGCTGCTGAATGTAGATGCTACTTTGGCTACCCCATTACACCTCAAAACGACATTCCTGAGTTTATGTCCAGAGCTTTGCCAGAGGCTGGAGGAGAATTTGTCCAGGCCGAAAGCGAAATAGCAGCGGCCAACATGCTTCTTGGTGCTGCTGCCTGCGGTGTGCGGGCCATGACCTCTTCATCCAGCCCAGGCATTTCATTGAAACAGGAAGCCATTTCTTACATGGCAGGCAGTGAGCTACCGGCAGTCATTGTCAATATGAACAGAGGCGGACCTGGTCTTGGCGATATTGGACCCTCACAGGGAGATTATTTCCAGGCTACAAAAGGAGGGGGACATGGTGATTACAGACTTTTAGTCCTTGCTCCAGGCACTGTGCAGGAAGCTTATGACCTGACTATCAAAGCCTTTGACCTGGCCTTTGCCTATCGCAATCCGGTCATGATTTTAGGAGATGCCATTCTAGGTCAAATGAAAGAGCCAATCACGCCTTGGAAACCAAGTCCTGTTGATCCCGGGGAAGGGCAAGAGTGGCGTTTGGAGGGAGCCAGGGGTAGAAAGCAGCGTATATTAAAGTCATTATATCTTGAGGACGGAGCTCTGGCCGGGCATAATCTAAACCTAAAAGAAAAATATGCCCGCATGGAAAAGGAGTGTGCCTGGGAAGAGTTTATGGCGGAAGATGCTGACTTAATTGTGGTTGCCTACGGGTCTATTGGCCGCATAGCCAAGTCCACTATTCGCAAGTTAAGGAAAGAAGGGCATAAGATTGGTCTAATCCGGCCCATCACATTGTTCCCTTTTCCCAAAAAACCTTTGCAGGAACTGGCCAGAGAAGGAAAAAGATTTTTGACAATTGAACACAATTTGGGCCAAATGGTGGAGGATGTGCGCTTAAGCATCTGCGGTCTTGCCAAGTCAGATTTTTATGGTCATCTGCCAGGCAACCTGCCCACGCCAAATGATTTCGAACAACCCATTTTACAGGCCCTGAAGAATGAAAGTTAG